In the Sandaracinus amylolyticus genome, GAGCGGGGCGAAGACGGATGCCTCGCGTGGAGCGCCGCAGTCCCGTGCGAGAGCGGTCGGACGTGCTCGCTCGGCGAGTGCAGCGACACGTGCGCCGACGAGTGCGCGACGGGAGAGACGCGCTGCGACGGCGAGACGAGCGTCGCGACGTGCGGCCAGGCCGACTCCGACACGTGCCTCGACTGGCTCGCTCCGAGCGAGTGCACGGAGGGCGAGACGTGCGTCGGCGATCGTTGCCGCGCCGAGTGCGAAGGTGCGGAGGAGTGCACGGCGCCGCCCGCCACGACGTGCGCCGACATCGGCACGCTCCGCACGTACCTCGCCGCCGGCGACTGCGTGTCGGGCCGGTGCGTGTACGCGCACGAAGACACGCCGTGCACGTGCGAGGTCGATCGCTGCGTCGCGTGCACCGCGGTCGACTGGACGATCTCGACCATCGACAGCGCGCCCGAGAATCGGACGCGGACCGCGATTGCCGTCGACCCGAGCGGCGGCGTGCATGTGAGCTACGCCGACGCACGCGACGATCTCGCCTACGCGCACCGCGCACCGGGCGCGACCTCGTGGGACGTCACGCCGATCGGCGGCGGCGCGAGCTGCTCGTTCAGCCCGCTCTGCTCGATCGCGGACCAGACCTCGATCGCGATCGACGCGGCGGGCCGAGCCCACGTGGTGTTCTACGGCTCGTCGATCACCACGACCGGCCTGCACCACGCGTTCGACGACGGGAGCGCGTGGCAGGTCGAGCAGATCGACCACGACGGCTATCGGAGCGCGCTCGCGATCGACGCGCGCGGCGTGCTGCACGTCGTGTTCTCGCGCTACGGGACCGGCGCGCTGGTGTACGGACAGCGACGCGCCGACGGGACGTGGGGAACGATCGACATCGATCCCTCGGGCGCCGCGAGCGAGCCACCGGTCTCGCTCGCGATCGACGGCACCGGCGGGCTCCACGTCGCGTTCCACGGTCGCTCGGGTGGGCTGCGCTACGCCCATCGGCCGCGCACCGGCGGTGCCTGGACGCTCGAGACGATCGATGCCGACTCGGACGGCAGCTCCGCGATCGCAGCCGACGCGACGGGTGGAGCGCACGTCGCGTACGAGCACCTCGGCATGCTGCGCTACGCGTTCCGGGCCCCCGGAGGCACGTGGGCCCACGAGCCCGTCGACGCCGGGGGGCGCCACGCCGCGATCGCCGTCGATCGCGCCGGGCGCGTCCACGTCGCCCACTACGCCGCCGCGACCGCAGCGCGCGATCTGCGCTACGCACACCGGGCGATCGACGGCACGTGGTCGGGCGCGGCGCTCGACACCCGCGACGACACCGGCGAGAGCCCGTCGATCACGGTCGATCGCGGCGACGGTGTGCACATCGCCTATCGCGCATGGACCGCGAACGACGTCCGCCACGCGTTCCAGCGCAGCTGCGCGCCCTGACGATCCGTGCTCAGAGCACACATCGCACGCCTGCGATGTCCGTCTCCGCGACGCAGAGGTTGCACGCGTTGCAGCGCGTGCGCTCGAGCTCGCCGCGCTGCATGCGCAGCACCAGCTCGGGATCCGCGATCAGCGCGCGCCCGAGCACCACGAAGTCGAACCCTTCGTCGCGCGCCTTCACGAGACCCTCGCGCGAGACGAGCCCGCCGAGCAGCGCGATCGGCATGCGCACCGCGCGGCGCAGCTCGCGCGCGAGCGGCAGGAAGAACGACTCCTCGAACTCGTAGCGATCGATGATCGCGCGACCGAGGACGCGCATCGCGGCGCCCGAGATCCACTCGGGCTGCGCATCGGCCATGCGATCGAGCGGCAGGCCGCCGCGCAGCAGGAAGAACGGGGTGCGGCTGGTGAACCCGCCGCTCGGGATGATCACGTCGGCGTGCCCGCTCGCCTCGATCGCGCGTGCGATCGCGATCGACTCGTCGAGCTCGAGCCCGCCGGGGAAGCCATCGCGGAGGTTGGTCTTCACGAGGACTGCGAGGTCGCGCCCCACCGACGCCCGCACCCGCTCGAGCACCGCGAGCGGCAGGCGCATCCGGTTCTCGAGCGAGCCGCCCCAGCGATCGTCGCGTCGATTGGTCGCGGGCGAGAGGAACTGACTCAGCAGATACCCGTGCCCGAGGTGGACCTCGACCGCGTCGAAGCCGAGCTCGGCGGCGCGCGAGGCCGCGTCGCCGAACGATGCGATCACACGATCGACGTCCTGCTCGTCCATCGCGCGCGCGAAGGGCAGCCCGGCCGCGACGCCGTAGGCGTTCCACCCGAACGAAGGGCCGCGGGGCGCGCGACCGTTCGGCCCGCGCACCTTGCTGAACGTGCCCGCGTGCCCGAGCTGGAGCGACACCGCGCCACCCTCGTCGTGCACCGCGCGCGTCAGCTCGCGCAGCATCGTGCACGACTCGGGCACGAGACGGAGCTGGTGCTCGAAGGTGCGCCCCTCGTCCGCGACCGCGCAGTACGCGACCGTCGTGAGCCCCACGCCGCCCGCCGCGAGCCGTCGATGGAAGTCGACGAGCGCGCGCGACGCGATGCCGCCGCGGCTCATGCCCTCGTAGGTCGCGGCCTTGATGACGCGGTTGCGGAGGCGCAGCGGGCCGAGCGCGGCGCGCGAGAACAGTTCGTCCACGCGCGCATGGTACTCGCTGCGAAGACGAAGACGCCGCGAGAGCCGGAGCTCCCGCGGCGTCCTCTCCGTGCTCGAGCGTTCGTCAGCGGATCATCACGACCACGTCGTCGAGCGCCCACGACTCGTCGTTCGGCGCCTGATCGAGCGTCGATCCCGCGGTGACCACGAGCGACGCGCCGCTGTGCGCGCGCGTGCCCGCGACGATCGCCGCGTCACGATCGTTCCAGCCACCGCCGCAGCGCAGACTTCCCTGGTCGAGCGTGAAGGTCTGCCGGAAGATGTCGGCGCCATCGACCTGCACGAACCCGGCCTCGCCATCCCAGCTGTCGATCGAGTAGTAGCGCGCGGTCACGCGCGCCTCGCCGTGCGGCACACCGCGGAGCGAGTAGGTCTTGGAGACCGAGCCGCCCGCGAAGACGTTGTACCCGCCCAGCGTCTGCGTCGTGTACGGGCACGCCGTGCTGGTCGTGTTGTTCGTCCAGCCGCTCGCGCCGCCGGTGAAGTCCTCGACGCTGATCACGGTCCAGCCGCCGCCCGCGGTGGTCATGTCGCACGTGACCGCGAACGGCGCGTTCCCGGCCGAGCCGTCGGGATCGATGGTGTACGTCCCGCTCGGCGCGCTCGGACTCGCCGTGCGGATCGCCGCGCAGCTCACCGGGAGCGCGCGTCCCGGGCGCACCCACAGGCGCACGTGGCGCGCGCTGTTGCCCGCGGGCTCCTCGGGCGTGTTGTAGGTCGGGATGCCGTTGATGCCGTCGCCGTGCGGATTGCTCACGCCGACGCCCCACCACCAGCAGCTGCCGTGATCGCCGTCGAGCAGCGTGTTGTTGGTCTGCTGGCTCACGCCGAGACCGGAGAACGGCTGGCAGCCCGCAGGGGTCGACCCGAGGCTGGTGGTGGAGCCGTAGATCGCCGCGCGTCCCGTCGCGTCGCCGACGACGAGCGGGCTGCGGTCCTGCGTCCACTGCACGTAGCCCGCGGGCATCGGGCCCTCGAGCCACTCGTAGCGCAGCTCGTAGTACGTCGCGCTGCCGAGGTTCGGGAGCTGATCGAGGATCGAGTA is a window encoding:
- a CDS encoding NADH:flavin oxidoreductase, translated to MDELFSRAALGPLRLRNRVIKAATYEGMSRGGIASRALVDFHRRLAAGGVGLTTVAYCAVADEGRTFEHQLRLVPESCTMLRELTRAVHDEGGAVSLQLGHAGTFSKVRGPNGRAPRGPSFGWNAYGVAAGLPFARAMDEQDVDRVIASFGDAASRAAELGFDAVEVHLGHGYLLSQFLSPATNRRDDRWGGSLENRMRLPLAVLERVRASVGRDLAVLVKTNLRDGFPGGLELDESIAIARAIEASGHADVIIPSGGFTSRTPFFLLRGGLPLDRMADAQPEWISGAAMRVLGRAIIDRYEFEESFFLPLARELRRAVRMPIALLGGLVSREGLVKARDEGFDFVVLGRALIADPELVLRMQRGELERTRCNACNLCVAETDIAGVRCVL